From the genome of Populus trichocarpa isolate Nisqually-1 chromosome 15, P.trichocarpa_v4.1, whole genome shotgun sequence, one region includes:
- the LOC7464473 gene encoding protein DOWNY MILDEW RESISTANCE 6, with protein sequence MDTKVISSGVHYTNLPASYVRPESERPRLSEVSTCEDVPVIDLGCQDRNQIVQQVGDACEHYGFFQVINHGVSLEAVEKMLGVAHDFFSLPVEEKLKLYSDDPSKTMRLSTSFNVNKEKVHNWRDYLRLHCYPLDKYVPEWPSNPPPFKEIVRSYSIQVRELGFRIQELISESLGLEKDHIKNVLGEQGQHMAVNFYPPCPEPELTYGLPAHTDPNALTILLQDLSVAGLQVLLKDGKWVAVNPHPDAFVINIGDQLQALSNGRYKSVWHRAITNTDKARMSVASFLCPFDNALITPPKALTDDGTGAIYRDFTYAEYYKKFWSRNLDQEHCLELFKN encoded by the exons ATGGATACAAAAGTAATTTCCTCTGGCGTCCATTACACGAACTTGCCGGCTAGCTATGTTAGGCCGGAATCTGAGCGTCCCAGGCTGTCGGAAGTTTCAACGTGCGAAGATGTTCCGGTTATAGATTTAGGTTGTCAGGATAGGAACCAAATTGTCCAACAAGTTGGTGATGCCTGCGAGCACTATGGCTTTTTCCAG GTGATCAATCATGGAGTGTCCTTGGAAGCGGTGGAGAAAATGTTAGGAGTGGCCCATGATTTCTTCAGCTTGCCGGTTGAGGAGAAGCTGAAGCTGTACTCAGATGACCCATCAAAGACAATGAGACTTTCTACAAGTTTTAATGTGAATAAGGAAAAGGTCCACAACTGGAGGGATTATCTTAGACTCCATTGCTACCCTCTTGACAAATATGTGCCTGAGTGGCCTTCTAATCCTCCTCCTTTCAA GGAAATTGTAAGGAGTTACAGTATACAAGTTCGAGAACTGGGGTTTAGAATACAGGAACTGATATCAGAGAGCTTAGGCCTCGAAAAGGATcacataaaaaatgttttgggtGAACAAGGACAGCATATGGCTGTAAACTTTTACCCTCCATGTCCAGAGCCAGAGTTGACTTATGGATTGCCAGCACATACAGACCCCAATGCCCTAACAATTTTACTTCAAGACCTATCAGTGGCAGGCCTTCAAGTCCTCCTCAAAGATGGAAAGTGGGTTGCCGTTAATCCTCATCCGGATGCATTTGTCATCAACATTGGTGACCAGTTACAG GCACTAAGCAATGGAAGATATAAGAGTGTGTGGCACCGAGCCATTACCAATACTGACAAGGCAAGAATGTCAGTTGCTTCCTTCCTCTGTCCGTTTGATAACGCATTGATCACCCCACCTAAAGCTCTCACCGATGATGGAACCGGAGCCATATACAGGGATTTCACGTATGCTGAATATTACAAGAAGTTTTGGAGCAGGAACTTGGATCAAGAACATTGTTTGgaacttttcaagaactaa